The proteins below are encoded in one region of Lonchura striata isolate bLonStr1 chromosome 1, bLonStr1.mat, whole genome shotgun sequence:
- the AGO2 gene encoding protein argonaute-2, translated as MYPGAPSAGPVLTPPPPLPPPIQGYAFKPPPRPDFGTSGRTIKLQANFFEMDIPKIDIYHYELDIKPEKCPRRVNREIVEHMVQHFKTQIFGDRKPVFDGRKNLYTAMPLPIGRDKVELEVTLPGEGKDRIFKVAVKWMSCVSLQALHDALSGRLPSVPFETIQALDVVMRHLPSMRYTPVGRSFFTASEGCSNPLGGGREVWFGFHQSVRPSLWKMMLNIDVSATAFYKAQPVIEFVCEVLDFKSIEEQQKPLTDSQRVKFTKEIKGLKVEITHCGQMKRKYRVCNVTRRPASHQTFPLQQENGQTVECTVAQYFKDRHKLVLRYPHLPCLQVGQEQKHTYLPLEVCNIVAGQRCIKKLTDNQTSTMIRATARSAPDRQEEISKLMRSASFNTDPYVREFGIMVKDEMTDVTGRVLQPPSILYGGRNKAIATPVQGVWDMRNKQFHTGIEIKVWAIACFAPQRQCTEVHLKSFTEQLRKISRDAGMPIQGQPCFCKYAQGADSVEPMFRHLKNTYTGLQLVVVILPGKTPVYAEVKRVGDTVLGMATQCVQMKNVQRTTPQTLSNLCLKINVKLGGVNNILLPQGRPPVFQQPVIFLGADVTHPPAGDGKKPSIAAVVGSMDAHPNRYCATVRVQQHRQEIIQDLAAMVRELLIQFYKSTRFKPTRIIFYRDGVSEGQFQQVLHHELLAIREACIKLEKDYQPGITFIVVQKRHHTRLFCTDKNERVGKSGNIPAGTTVDTKITHPSEFDFYLCSHAGIQGTSRPSHYHVLWDDNRFSSDELQILTYQLCHTYVRCTRSVSIPAPAYYAHLVAFRARYHLVDKEHDSAEGSHTSGQSNGRDHQALAKAVQVHQDTLRTMYFA; from the exons agAAATAGTGGAGCATATGGTTCAGCACTTTAAAACCCAGATTTTTGGGGATCGCAAACCAGTGTTTGATGGAAGAAAAAACCTTTATACAGCTATGCCACTTCCCATTGGGAGAGATAAA GTGGAGCTGGAGGTGACGctgccaggagaagggaaggacagAATATTTAAGGTGGCTGTCAAGTGGATGTCCTGTGTGAGCCTGCAGGCTTTACACGATGCTCTTTCTGGCCGGCTGCCGAGTGTCCCGTTTGAGACCATCCAGGCCCTGGATGTGGTCATGAGGCACTTGCCTTCCATGAG GTATACTCCTGTGGGGAGATCTTTCTTTACAGCATCAGAAGGGTGCTCAAATCCTTTGGGGGGTGGCAGAGAAGTTTGGTTTGGATTCCATCAATCAGTCAGACCTTCATTGTGGAAAATGATGTTAAATATTGATG TGTCTGCAACTGCATTTTACAAAGCACAGCCAGTTATTGAGTTCGTCTGTGAAGTTCTGGACTTCAAAAGTATTGAAGAACAACAAAAACCTCTGACAGATTCCCAAAGGGTAAAGTTtaccaaagaaataaaag GTCTGAAGGTGGAGATAACACACTGTGGACAAATGAAAAGGAAGTACAGAGTGTGCAATGTCACCAGACGACCAGCAAGTCACCAAAC ATTCCCACTTCAGCAGGAGAATGGACAAACAGTTGAATGCACTGTAGCTCAGTATTTTAAGGACAGGCATAAATTAGTTTTACGCTACCCTCACCTTCCATGTTTACAAGTTGGACAGGAGCAGAAACACACATACCTTCCTCTGGAG GTGTGCAACATAGTGGCAGGACAAAGATGCATAAAGAAACTCACTGACAATCAAACTTCCACTATGATTCGAGCCACTGCCAGATCAGCCCCAGACCGGCAGGAAGAGATCAGCAAATTG ATGCGGAGTGCGAGTTTCAACACAGACCCTTACGTCCGAGAGTTTGGGATCATGGTCAAGGATGAAATGACAGATGTGACTGGCAGAGTCCTTCAGCCCCCCTCAATCCTCTATGGAGGCAGG AATAAAGCAATTGCTACACCAGTGCAAGGTGTCTGGGACATGAGAAATAAACAATTTCACACTGGAATTGAAATAAAGGTTTGGGCAATTGCCTGCTTTGCTCCCCAACGCCAGTGCACTGAAGTTCATCTTAA GTCCTTCACAGAACAGCTGAGGAAGATTTCCAGGGATGCTGGAATGCCAATCCAGGGGCAGCCTTGCTTCTGTAAATATGCCCAGGGAGCCGACAGCGTGGAGCCCATGTTCAGACACCTCAAGAACACTTACACTGGGCTGCAGCTTGTCGTGGTCATTTTGCCAGGAAAAACACCAGTCTATG CGGAGGTGAAGCGCGTTGGCGACACAGTGCTGGGCATGGCCACTCAGTGTGTGCAGATGAAAAACGTCCAAAGAACAACACCACAAACTCTGTCCAACctttgcttaaaaataaatgtcaaatTAGGAGGTGTAAATAACATTCTGCTGCCACAGGGAAG ACCCCCAGTATTCCAACAGCCTGTCATATTCCTTGGTGCAGATGTAACTCACCCACCAGCTGGGGATGGGAAAAAGCCTTCCATTGCTGCA GTTGTAGGAAGCATGGATGCTCATCCCAACCGTTACTGTGCCACTGTGCGGGTGCAGCAGCACCGCCAGGAAATCATCCAGGATTTGgctgccatggtcagggagCTGCTAATCCAGTTCTACAAATCCACGAGATTCAAACCAACTCGCATCATCTTCTACAGGGATGGTGTTTCTGAGGGGCAGTTCCAACAG GTTCTCCACCACGAGCTGCTGGCTATCAGGGAGGCTTGCATCAAACTGGAGAAGGATTATCAGCCTGGCATCACCTTTATAGTGGTGCAGAAAAGGCACCACACCCGACTCTTCTGCACGGATAAAAACGAACGG GTTGGAAAAAGTGGAAACATTCCAGCTGGTACCACAGTGGACACAAAAATCACCCACCCCTCAGAGTTTGACTTCTACCTGTGTAGTCATGCTGGGATTCAG GGAACAAGCAGACCTTCTCACTACCAcgtgctctgggatgacaatcGCTTCTCGTCGGACGAGCTGCAGATCCTCACCTACCAGCTGTGCCACACCTACGTGCGCTGCACGCGCTCCGTCTCCATCCCTGCGCCGGCCTACTACGCGCACCTGGTGGCCTTCAGAGCCAGGTACCACCTGGTGGATAAAGAGCACGATAG TGCTGAAGGAAGCCACACTTCTGGCCAGAGCAATGGCAGAGACCACCAAGCACTTGCCAAGGCAGTCCAGGTGCACCAGGACACGCTGCGCACGATGTACTTCGCCTGA